A genomic segment from Acipenser ruthenus chromosome 5, fAciRut3.2 maternal haplotype, whole genome shotgun sequence encodes:
- the LOC117970043 gene encoding interphotoreceptor matrix proteoglycan 1 isoform X4 yields the protein MHLKTGLLFIIFLFTYHVFGRTDVHSQENLGEVKTRVSIPRPGGLINILMTTKRSSAIKTIFDLERHRTKRSALFHTGVKVCPEESIKQIIESHQAYYKLRVCQEAVWEAFRIFLDRIPETTEYQSWVNTCQQDSLCITDIAKNFSSSPEHVDMVLRRVTFREENLQEREVRNTEKPTVTQATPEPTRASVEAVTASAPDVSTPADTLPNEIVNGTMVSEEDLDLTNAVPEEAVEQVVEFSITLTDQDYSEILSNPSTPQYQDLARSFKGQMMHVFDRLPGFKGIRVLRFGRISDHAGSSSVAVHYAVVFEKGDANMNIDSNKVESEKGPFGSELQPDDKPPGVYTVSTLQDLVDKALHDEKALQMDFASLRFQEDNMNQAAFTSTSATTEIEPHFLNELPGSSIDPAVEAEQPDQSMESVSNVKQLVDEHLDQEATVEPVTGIVFTEPASSAMPSATLITADESEFIYIYQYEPTSMPVLTTTQSAPIQEEDKAETVLIQVTDSTLESSVPSSSDLDTSDYMEDTVSETSTQMLLPTTSQDPPSQETVTAHPLVDGDHKEMTNFTRPVTTALTQQPPTEFITNFQPEDTNVILEDDNSNIHIGLGGEMADVENDVAVLPLSTSQPKSATTIADIKIGEEKELSGDTETLGILPEGEETLLRPDESPAASPTLETQTDLHIVQESEDTDLDIVQESEDTDLDIVQESVTMISQTEDHLFSSAPETVSMHLSVNVGPFEESVTVTPLTIEVSTTPSVTINNPSTTESVITESTSESVTESTGSPTVALPLTVQTETAVDVEEMTETSVLNVTTTTVAPVLTDPGSPALQPTMAELVTDTSPVITDVDLDFEVGVKDIAAGLDNIDVVNTATTDELEYGSAYTSFTRDNPFEATASPPLKYLTTPSMTMTSQGKELVVFFSLRVTNVMFSDDLFNKSSPEYRSLENTFLGMLLPYLQSNLTGFKQLEILNFRNGSVIVNSKLKFAKSVPYNVTQAVHCVLEDFCNAASKRRDIEIDSYSLDIEPADQADPCKFMACSEFSRCVVNRWTKEAGCVCDPGYHSEDGLPCQSVCNLQPDYCLNGGLCEIIPGQGAACRYPDTTTQPGLSN from the exons TTTGCCAGGAAGCCGTGTGGGAAGCCTTTCGGATATTTCTGGACCGAATTCCAGAGACGACAGAGTACCAGAGCTGGGTGAATACCTGCCAGCAAGACTCCCTGTGCATCACTGACATTGCGAAGAACTTCAGCAGCTCACCAGAACATGTTGATATGGTTCTAAGG aGAGTTACTTTCAGGGAAGAAAATCTCCAAGAAAG GGAGGTGAGGAATACTGAAAAGCCTACAGTGACACAAGCAACTCCAGAACCCACGAGAG ctTCTGTGGAAGCCGTTACTGCTTCAGCTCCAGACGTGTCAACTCCTGCTGATACCCTGCCTAATGAAATTGTGAACGGCACAATGGTCTCAGAGGAG GACTTGGACCTTACTAATGCGGTGCCTGAAGAGGCAGTGGAACAGGTTGTAGAGTTCAGTATCACTCTCACCGATCAAGACTACAGTGAGATACTGAGCAATCCCAGCACCCCTCAGTACCAGGACCTTGCCAGAAGCTTCAAAGGCCAG ATGATGCATGTTTTTGACAGACTTCCTGGATTTAAAGGAATTCGAGTGTTAAGATTTGG GCGAATAAGTGACCATGCTGG ATCTAGCAGTGTTGCAGTCCACTATGCTGTGGTCTTTGAAAAAGGCGATGCAAACATGAACATTGATTCTAATAAAGTTGAAAGCGAGAAAGGGCCTTTTGGTTCTGAGTTGCAGCCGGATGACAAGCCACCCGGTGTATACACTGTGTCCACCCTTCAGGATCTGGTGGACAAGGCCCTGCACGATGAGAAAGCACTTCAGATGGACTTCGCTTCACTTAGATTCCAGGAAG ACAATATGAACCAAGCAGCTTTCACTTCAACATCAGCAACTACAGAAATA GAACCACATTTCTTAAACGAGCTACCTGGTTCTTCGATAGACCCAGCTGTTGAAGCAGAACAGCCTGACCAGTCTATGGAAAGTGTTTCTAATGTGAAGCAGCTGGTGGATGAACATTTGGACCAGGAGGCCACTGTTGAACCTGTCACTGGAATCGTATTTACAGAGCCTGCCAGCAGTGCCATGCCTTCTGCTACACTGATAACAGCTGACGAATCAGAGTTCATTTACATTTATCAGTATGAGCCAACAAGCATGCCAGTCCTTACTACAACACAATCAGCCCCAATCCAAGAGGAGGACAAGGCTGAAACTGTGTTGATACAAGTAACAGACTCAACACTGGAAAGTTCTGTACCATCTTCAAGTGACTTGGACACCAGTGACTATATGGAAGACACTGTGTCTGAAACTAGCACACAAATGCTCCTTCCCACTACCAGCCAGGATCCCCCGTCTCAAGAAACAGTAACCGCTCATCCTTTAGTGGATGGTGATCACAAAGAGATGACAAACTTCACGAGACCTGTAACAACCGCCCTAACTCAACAACCACCTACTGAATTCATCACAAACTTTCAGCCAGAAGATACCAATGTGATATTGGAAGACGACAATAGCAACATCCATATAGGCCTTGGGGGGGAAATGGCTGATGTTGAAAACGATGTAGCTGTGCTTCCATTGTCAACATCGCAACCGAAGTCTGCTACCACTATAGCAG ATATTAAGATTGGAGAAGAAAAGGAACTGTCTGGAGACACTGAGACATTGGGTATACTGCCTGAAGGTGAAGAAACTCTGCTTCGACCTGATGAGAGCCCAGCAGCATCACCCACTCTTGAAACACAGACAGACCTGCATATTGTACAGGAGTCAGAAGATACAGACCTGGATATTGTACAGGAGTCAGAAGATACAGACCTGGATATTGTACAGGAGTCTGTTACAATGATTTCTCAAACAGAGGATCATCTTTTCTCTTCTGCTCCAGAAACTGTTTCCATGCATTTGTCGGTGAATGTAGGACCTTTTGAAGAATCTGTCACTGTTACCCCATTAACTATTGAAGTGTCAACTACACCTAGTGTTACAATCAACAATCCATCCACCACTGAATCAGTAATAACAGAATCCACATCGGAGTCCGTCACTGAATCCACTGGATCCCCAACAGTAGCCTTGCCTTTGACTGTCCAAACTGAAACCGCAGTGGATGTTGAAGAAATGACAGAGACTTCTGTCTTAAATGTAACCACAACCACGGTGGCTCCTGTCCTTACAGATCCCGGGTCTCCAGCACTGCAGCCAACAATGGCTGAACTAGTGACAGACACTTCACCTGTCATTACCGATGTGGATTTAGACTTTGAAGTAGGAGTCAAAGACATTGCTGCTGGGCTGGACAACATTGACGTGGTGAACACAGCAACTACTGATGAGCTTGAGTATGGCAGCGCATACACTTCTTTTACCAGAGACAATCCCTTTGAAGCCACAGCTTCTCCCCCCCTGAAATACTTGACCACACCGTCAATGACCATGACGAGCCAGGGCAAAGAGCTTGTGGTGTTCTTTAGCTTGCGAGTGACTAATGTGATGTTTTCAGATGACCTCTTCAATAAGAGCTCTCCTGAATACAGATCTTTGGAGAACACGTTCCTTGGAATG TTACTACCTTACTTACAGTCTAACCTAACAGGATTTAAACAGCTGGAGATTCTCAACTTCAGGAACGGCAGTGTAATTGTTAACAGCAAACTGAAATTTGCCAAGTCTGTGCCATACAATGTCACACAGGCCGTtcactgtgttttggaagacttctgCAATGCTGCATCCAAACGTCGTGACATTGAAATAGACAGTTACTCACTGGATATAGAGCCAG CTGATCAGGCAGATCCTTGCAAGTTTATGGCATGCAGCGAGTTTTCCAGGTGTGTGGTAAACAGATGGACCAAAGAAGCcgggtgtgtgtgtgatcctggcTACCACAGTGAGGATGGACTGCCCTGTCAGAGTGTCTGTAATCTACAGCCAGACTACTGCCTCAATGGTGGGCTGTGTGAAATAATACCAGGGCAAGGAGCTGCTTGCAG GTACCCAGATACCACTACACAACCAGGCCTGAGCAATTAG